Below is a genomic region from Pseudomonas extremaustralis.
CAACCACCGGGTCAACGTGAGCAAAGGTCTTGGACAGTTCGCAGATACCTGGCAGGCGGCTGTGCAGCACTTCCTCGCCCAGGTGATCGAGCTTGAGCAACACGTGGTCGCCGTTCGGGCCACAGCCGTTGCCGGCGATGATTTCTTTCACCATCGAACGGGCAACTACGTCACGGCCAGCCAGGTCTTTCGCGTTCGGAGCATAACGCTCCATGAAACGCTCGCCGTGCTTGTTGATCAGGTAACCACCTTCACCACGGCAACCTTCGGTAACCAGTACACCGGCGCCGGCGATACCGGTCGGGTGGAACTGCCACATTTCGATGTCTTGCACCGGCACGCCAGCACGCAGCGCCATGCCAACGCCGTCACCGGTGTTGATCAGGGCGTTGGTGGTCGACGCGTAGATACGACCTGCACCGCCGGTCGCCAGCACGGTAGCCTTGGCGCGGATGTAGGAGGTTTCACCGGTTTCGATGCAGATGGCGATCACGCCAACGAAAGCGCCGTCCTGGTTTTTTACCAGGTCAACCGCATAGTACTCGTTGAGGAACGTGGTGCCGGCTTTCAGGTTGCCCTGATAAAGGGTGTGCAGCAGCGCGTGACCGGTACGGTCGGACGCAGCGCAGGTACGGGCAGCCTGGCCACCCTTACCGTAATCCTTCGACTGACCGCCGAATGGACGCTGGTAGATACGGCCTTGCTCGGTACGGGAGAACGGCAGACCCATGTGGTCCAGTTCGAACACCGCAGCCGGGCCTTCCTGACACATGTACTCGATAGCGTCCTGGTCACCGATGTAGTCGGAACCCTTGACGGTATCGTACATGTGCCAGCGCCAATCGTCGTTCGGGTCGGCGGACGCGATGGCGCAGGTGATGCCACCCTGGGCCGATACGGTGTGGGAGCGTGTCGGGAACACCTTGGTGATCACGGCAGTCTTGTGACCGCCCTGAGCCAGCTGCAGCGCAGCGCGCATGCCCGCACCGCCGCCACCAATAATGATGGCGTCGAATGAAATAGTTGGAATGTTAGCCATGAATCAGATACCCCAAAGAATCTGCACACCCCAGACGAAATAAGCGAACATCACGACGCCGCATACTGCCTGGAAGAGAAAACGGACTGCTGTCGCGGACTTGCCCAGCGCCATCGGCGTCAGGTAGTCGGTCGAGATGGTCCACATGCCGACCCAAGCGTGAGCGCCCAGGGCTACAAGGGCCAGCAGACTGAAGATTCGCATCGCATTGTGGGAGAACAGGCCATGCCATTGCTCATAGCCGATACCCGGGTTTGCGACGAGGTATCCGATCAGGAAAATGAAATAAGCCGCGAGAACGACCGCAGACACACGTTGTGCCATCCAGTCATAGAGGCCAGAACGCGACAGATTCGTTACGCTGGTTACCATATCCAAACTCCTGCCAGAACGATCAGCACCACGGAAATGGCGATGACGATTTTCGAGCCCAGGCGGCCGCCTTCCAGCGTCTCACCGATGCCCATATCCATGATCAAGTGGCGCACGCCGGCTACCAAGTGATACAGCAGAGCGGACAAGAGACCCCATGCTACGAACTTGGCCAGCGGACTGGTCAAGCATGCCTTCACCTCGGCATAACCTTCCTCGGAACCCAGGGATTTGCTCAATGCATAAAGCATGATGCCCAAGCCCAGGAAGAGGATGATGCCGGAAACACGGTGCAGGAACGACGTAACGCCGGTGA
It encodes:
- the sdhD gene encoding succinate dehydrogenase, hydrophobic membrane anchor protein, translating into MVTSVTNLSRSGLYDWMAQRVSAVVLAAYFIFLIGYLVANPGIGYEQWHGLFSHNAMRIFSLLALVALGAHAWVGMWTISTDYLTPMALGKSATAVRFLFQAVCGVVMFAYFVWGVQILWGI
- the sdhC gene encoding succinate dehydrogenase, cytochrome b556 subunit, with amino-acid sequence MNSQRPVNLDLRTIKLPITGVTSFLHRVSGIILFLGLGIMLYALSKSLGSEEGYAEVKACLTSPLAKFVAWGLLSALLYHLVAGVRHLIMDMGIGETLEGGRLGSKIVIAISVVLIVLAGVWIW
- the sdhA gene encoding succinate dehydrogenase flavoprotein subunit produces the protein MANIPTISFDAIIIGGGGAGMRAALQLAQGGHKTAVITKVFPTRSHTVSAQGGITCAIASADPNDDWRWHMYDTVKGSDYIGDQDAIEYMCQEGPAAVFELDHMGLPFSRTEQGRIYQRPFGGQSKDYGKGGQAARTCAASDRTGHALLHTLYQGNLKAGTTFLNEYYAVDLVKNQDGAFVGVIAICIETGETSYIRAKATVLATGGAGRIYASTTNALINTGDGVGMALRAGVPVQDIEMWQFHPTGIAGAGVLVTEGCRGEGGYLINKHGERFMERYAPNAKDLAGRDVVARSMVKEIIAGNGCGPNGDHVLLKLDHLGEEVLHSRLPGICELSKTFAHVDPVVAPVPVVPTCHYMMGGVPTNIHGQAITQNAEGVDEIIHGLFAVGEVACVSVHGANRLGGNSLLDLVVFGRAAGLHLEKALTDGIEYDDATDANIQAALARLNALNERTDGEDVATLRRELQSCMQNYFGVFRTGEYMQKGIAQLADLRKRIANVKINDKSQAFNTARIEALELQNLLEVAEATAIAAEVRKESRGAHAREDYEDRDDENWLCHTLYFPGEKRVSKRAVNFSPKTVPMFEPKIRTY